A genome region from Chloroflexota bacterium includes the following:
- a CDS encoding ABC transporter substrate-binding protein, with amino-acid sequence MKLPLTLACGDYDRTRGLRFGLVQAEGIDLNYLCMPVEETFWRQARSREFDASEMSMGSYLIRRARGIDDLIAIPVFPSRMFRHGYYFIHAGSGIKSPEDLKGRKMGVPEYQITAAIWMRGILEHDFGVSPRDVRWFSGGLFEPGRIEKQHITLPEGVVLESIPEGRTLSEMIATGEVEALITARAPLTFRDGTNRVARLFPSYRELERDYFRRTRIFPIMHTVVIKREVLSANPWVAMNLYKAFCAAKAEYLASFADDSAMRLMLPGMTAELEEARDVMGEDFWPYGLEPNRHVLQTLMDYAIEQGLLEHRMALDDLFAPETLETYRI; translated from the coding sequence ATGAAGCTGCCCCTCACGCTCGCGTGCGGTGACTACGATCGGACGCGCGGCCTGCGCTTCGGGCTCGTCCAGGCGGAGGGGATCGATCTCAACTACCTTTGTATGCCCGTCGAAGAGACCTTCTGGCGCCAGGCACGGTCGCGGGAGTTCGACGCGTCCGAGATGTCCATGGGGTCGTATCTCATCCGTCGCGCTCGGGGGATCGACGACCTCATCGCCATCCCGGTCTTCCCGTCGCGAATGTTCCGACACGGCTATTACTTCATCCACGCCGGCTCCGGCATCAAGAGTCCGGAGGACCTCAAAGGGCGCAAAATGGGCGTCCCCGAGTACCAGATCACGGCGGCCATCTGGATGCGCGGGATCCTCGAGCACGACTTCGGGGTCTCGCCGCGCGACGTGCGCTGGTTTTCGGGTGGCCTCTTCGAGCCCGGCCGCATTGAAAAACAGCACATCACCTTGCCCGAGGGCGTAGTGCTGGAATCGATCCCCGAGGGCCGAACGTTAAGCGAGATGATCGCAACGGGCGAGGTGGAGGCGCTCATCACCGCCCGGGCGCCGCTTACCTTCCGCGACGGGACCAACCGCGTCGCCCGCCTCTTTCCCAGCTACCGGGAGCTGGAGCGCGATTACTTTCGACGCACCCGCATCTTCCCCATCATGCACACGGTCGTAATCAAGCGCGAAGTGCTGAGCGCCAACCCGTGGGTCGCCATGAACCTCTATAAGGCCTTCTGCGCGGCCAAGGCCGAATATCTCGCGAGCTTCGCCGACGATTCGGCCATGCGCCTGATGCTGCCCGGAATGACGGCGGAGCTGGAGGAAGCGCGGGACGTGATGGGTGAGGACTTCTGGCCCTACGGGCTGGAGCCAAACCGGCACGTGCTCCAGACGCTCATGGACTACGCGATAGAGCAGGGACTGCTGGAGCACCGGATGGCCCTCGACGACCTCTTCGCCCCCGAAACCCTCGAGACGTACCGCATCTAG